The genomic interval GAAATACTTCATTTAGAGCAATGGAAGGAATCATATTTGTAAGCAATAATGGAAAACTTCAAgtagaaacagaaagatataatTAAACCAAACACTACTTCACCCAACAATAAACCCCTTTATGAATGAACACCATGAAAAACTAGTTTGCAAGGTAATAATCTGACATAAAGTTTTGCTACATCATGCTTAGAACACTATTTGAGTCAAGACCTTATAATGTCAAAGTCTTTACTGAAATTTGCTTCAGATAGACAATTGGAGACATACATCTGATGCTCCGTTTTGCCAGTAACTCCTGTAGGCAACGTGGACACTGAGCTAAATGGAGAACAGTACACTGTGAGGGAGTAAAATCAGATGACCAGTTATGAAACACACTCTCTGTTAATGTCTATGAATCCATTTTCAGATAGAGTAATTATGTGATGTTCCAAGTTATACTGAACTAAAAAATGATTAAGTGACTTCATATGTGTCTCTTCTATGGAATTATGTAAATGCTTTTTtgtcaagattttctttttcctttttccatataAGTAGCACAATTTATGATTATACTTTtagtaaagtgaaaaaaaatgactCTGTAAAGTATTTCATCTCAGAAGAGTTTATTCTTAAGAAATGGGCaatttacatatatttcacattttcgaGTCAATTTTTGAAAGtcaaaaaaaggacaaaataaaaactatacacgacagagaacagaaaagttaataaaggttttttgttttgttttgttttgttttattgtatAGAGAAGTTGaaatcaaagaaaaggaaataccaAGCAGTTAATTGAAAAAACTATTGCTATAATCACAAAACAACCACAGAGTCAAATTTCCTGGCCCTGAGGCTTCCAGTCTGGGTGTCATGGGCAGTTCTTCAGCCCAGGAGAAAATGGCCTTTTTATAAAAGTTTCCATCCCAAAGAATCTTTTCAGAGCCCTCTTTATGTCTTTACTTCTCAAACTGTAGATaaaggggttcagcatgggtgtgACCACAGTGTACATCACCGAGCCTGTTGCACTTGAGTGGGAGCTGTGGGTAGCAGCAGAGCTAAGGTACACTCCTAGGccagagaaataaaacaaggaGACAACGGAGAGGTGAGACGCACAGGTTGAAAATGCTTTATACTTTCCATGGGCTGATGAGATTCCACAGATAGAGGACACTATCTTCGAGTAAGAGTAAAGAATACCAGTCAGGGGACCACCACCTATAATCACAGCTCCAAAACACAGTGTTGTGTTATTGAGGAAAGTGTCATAACAGGCAAGTTGGACAAGCTGTTTGGTTTCACAGAAAAAGTGGTGTATTTCCAAGTCTGAGCAGAAGGACAAACGTAACACCATTAAGCTGTGTAACAATGAGTATGTTGCACTTATTACCCAGGACCCCAGAACCAGACATCCACAGAGCCGGGGGTTCACGATGACTGTGTAGTGCAAAGggtggcagatggccacgtaCCGATCATAGGCCATCACAGCCAGGAGAAAGTCATCTAATTCTGCAGAGAGTATGTAAAAATACATCTGGGTGATGCACCCTTCATATGTTATGACTTGGCTCTGCATCTGGATGTTCCACAGCATCtttgggatggtggtggtgatgaagcaGATGTCTACAAAggacaggttggagaggaagaagtacatgggggtgtggagctGGGAGTCTGAGCTGACAGCCAGGATGATGAGCAGGTTTCCAAACACAGTGATCAGGTACATGGAGAGGAAAAGTCCAAATATGAGGGGTTGCAGTTCTGGTTCCTCTgaaagtcccagaagaagaaattttgaaaattgtGTGTTGTTCCTTGGTTCCATGTGGTGGAAGTGACTATTGGGCAAAAGAAAATACCAAGAATAATTCTCACTTGAACAGGAATAATTTACATAACTGAActactataatttttattttgctggCAAGAAATTGATGTTAAGATGTTATATATAGATAAATTCTCCTTGAGGGTACACCCCATTTCACCTGTTAAAAATTTTGCCCCATTCACAGcatatttttaaagagttcatgtattgggttgaccaaaagaGTTGCTCATTGTTTTTTTCATGTAAGATGAATCTAGTAGCACTCACTTGTCTTGAACATAATTTGAAACAATTGTGTTATATTGTGACAGATATCATATcagcatgcatttaaaaaaataaaaattgataaatttttgtgtagctattttaatattgaagatggaagagaaaagcagcattttcagaattatattctttattatttcaagagtGGTAATAACACAATGACAAAGGGTTAAAAaaatggccaaaaattaaaaagagatttgTGAAATGTATGGAAAAGATGATGTGACTGATCAAACATGTCAAAAGAGGTTTACAAAATTTCATGCTGGAGATTTCTCGGTTTACAATGCATCTTGGACAAGAAGACCAGGTGAACTTGATAGAAATAAAATCAAGATGTTCATTGAGAACAATCAACATTACACCAAGAAGGAGAGAGttaataaactcaaaatatccaaatcaagtgtTGAAAGTAATTAGCTTGGTTTTGttaatcactttgatgtttgTTAAAATCACTTTGATGTTTGTTAATCActtaagtgaaagttgttcagtcatgtccaactctttgcgaccccatggactatacagtccatagaattctccaggctagaatactggagttggtagcctttcccttctccagtggatctcccaacccagggatcgaacctaggtcttccacatagtaggcagattctttaccagctgtgtgtgacaagggaagcccttatcacgtaagtaaagcaaaaaaaaaaagaagaagaagaaaagaaaagaaaattcttcttGACCACATTTCCACATATGACTCTActtaaatgtaatgaaaacattctatttttgtaataaaatgtgacaggtgatgaaaagtggatactgtacaataatgtggaatggaagagCTAAGCAAAATTAACCCACCACCAACCATGCCAAAGGccagtcttcatccaaagaaggtgatgttatgtatatggtgggattggaagggagtcctctattGTGAGGTCTTTCTCGAAAATCAAAAGATTAATTCCAGCAAGTGCTGCTTCCTATTAGACCAGCTGAAGACAGTACTTGATGAATAGCATCCAGAATTAGTgaacagaaaatgcataatcttccatcaggaaACCACAAGACTGCTTATTTCTTTGATGAACAGGAAAAAATTCTTACTACTTGGCTAGGAAGTTCTGAGTCATCTGCCGTATTCACCAAACATTGTACCttcaaatttccatttatttcagtctttacaaaattcttttgatggaggggaaaaaaaaaatcacttccctggaagactgtaaaaagCACCTGGAACAATTCTCTGTTCAAAAAGATTTAACATTTtaggaagatggaattatgaagttgcctgaaaaatggcagaaagtagtggaacaaaacagtgaataTGTTGTCCAATAAAGttctttgtgaaaatgaaaaacacgtcttttattttact from Dama dama isolate Ldn47 chromosome 9, ASM3311817v1, whole genome shotgun sequence carries:
- the LOC133061618 gene encoding olfactory receptor 7A17-like — encoded protein: MYLITVFGNLLIILAVSSDSQLHTPMYFFLSNLSFVDICFITTTIPKMLWNIQMQSQVITYEGCITQMYFYILSAELDDFLLAVMAYDRYVAICHPLHYTVIVNPRLCGCLVLGSWVTVVSLFYFSGLGVYLSSAATHSSHSSATGSVMYTVVTPMLNPFIYSLRSKDIKRALKRFFGMETFIKRPFSPGLKNCP